Part of the Camelus dromedarius isolate mCamDro1 chromosome 11, mCamDro1.pat, whole genome shotgun sequence genome is shown below.
CCACCTGGTTCTCTGGCTGTCCTGGGTGGAAAGTTACTGCTGGGACAGGAACATTCAGCTGAGGCCAAATGAGAGACCACAGGCAGGATCTGAGAAATCCCCAGGGTGCCCAGGGGTCTCACCCTCTTGGTCTGTTGACTGGCCTCAAAACTGATCTCCCTGCCTCCTTGAGGCCCAGGGACCCCAGTTCCCCACAATCCAGTCCTCGGCCAGACTTGCAAAGCCCTAGCCTCAAGCTGCCTGCCTCCTGCTGTTTCCCAGTGGTGCTTTAGTCCTGCTCCAGGTCACCCTGTCTTGCAATACCAAGCCAGCTGAAGCCCTCTAGGAAGTCTTCCTAGAAAGTCCTGCTCCATCCTAGAGCAATGTCCCCATGACCCTCAAAGCAGTCCCAGCACTGCTGGCCTGGTATGTCAGCTCTCCGGCTCCCAATCCTCCACTTGGTCATGAGCACCTTGGAGCAGGGACCCACCATTGCCTTCCCACCATGTGGccagtgcctggcccagcaaCCAGCACAGGGTACATCCAGACAGGGTGGCACAGAATCCAAACCTTGGCCAAAGCAAGATGCAGGGAAAGCAGGTAAACTGAGGAAGACCCATTTGGGCCCCAGCTAGCTACCCTCTGGTCCTGGGCCTGACAGGAGAGTGGAGATGTTGAAATTTGGAAGGGCAGGAGCAGCTTTCACAAACCAAGCAGTAATTGCAAATGTTGAAGCCAATACCTGGAAACCACAAGCACTCCATGTCCTGTCTGAAGGTGCCCTGGGAAGAACCTGGTTCTCTCACTGTTGGGGAgtagtgggggagggagggaaccaGGGGGGACAGGGATAGGGAGTGTAAGTTGGGGGAGAGCACCTCCAAGACCCTGGAATAGTCTAGCAGTTTTCAGAAAGAGAGGTTGCCTCACATACCCCTGGGATGGGTGAGGAGGCCTGACgtcaccttccctcccctccgAGCTCCTGTGCCTGTACACTTGAGGAGGTTTGGGCGTCAGAGTTCCCATCAGCTTTACTGATTTAAAAACTCCGCCTCAAATCTCACCCCTTTCATTGTTGGAGGAGGATACTGAGGCCAGCGGGCTCTGTCCTGGCATGATGTCGTCACCCCCCTGCTTTGGGAGTGGTGAGAGGCTGAGCACAAGGGAGGGCCTGGTAGCCACAATTCCAGCCTGGAGGTGGCATGCACTGGTGCAGGGTGGTACCAAGGTTTGCACCTTTCCTTGAGGGCTGGAGCCACTGAAAGAGACCAGAGTCAGGGTTGgaaggagtggggctggagccagggCAGACTTggcccagagggagggagaaggccaGCCTCTTGAGAATCCATTCCTTGTGGTCCTCAGCAAGAATCTGAGGGCATAAATTACTTTTCCACCTGGTTTCCAACCCTTTGTCTTCTAGAGTTTGAACAGCTGATGTTCAAGGACAGATAATGAGGAGGAGGAATCAGTCCCACTCCTCCGAGGACAGTCACATCCTATGCTAAGCTACCCTAGTGCCCTGAGCTTATTGGCAGCCTGGTCAACAAAGGAAAGCACCCACCCCACATTTCTTCGAGTCAGGAAATGGACACAGGCAAGAAGGAGATTCATCACCTGGATGGCCACAAGAGCTGGGAGGTCCTTGGACCAACTTGTAACAAACTTAGGAAGGCGTCTCTGGGCCATGGAACTGGCTAGTCAGGGAGACCAGGGAATCTGAAAACAAtcctgctgcctccccacccctagcTTCAAACTCACCGCAGCCACAACCACAACTAGGCGAAAACCAGgccaaggaaaacaaacaaggtgAAAACAAACCAAGGAAGCTGAGCCAGCAGCCAGCCAGGTGCGGGCCCCCAGCAGTACTGCCAGCAGCCtcaaggtgggaggaggggggttGGGTCCAGGCAGGCCCTGAGAACTAGAGGGCTTGATGCTGGGTCTGTGTGTAAGTGGTACATGTGTTAATGTGTGTGGTTTCGTGGGTGTGTAAATATGTGCATGTGAGTAGTATGTGAGGGTGTGAATGGTTTAGGGGTGTGTGATTCTGTCTTTTGAGTGTACTCATGTGACGTGAGGGGACACCGAGAACTTCATCCCCCCTACAATGGTCTTTCTGATCACTGTGACCTCCTAGAGCACCAGTGAAGCCCAGTAACAAACCTGGGAAGTGAAGGCCACTCAGGAGGAGACAGGTGATAATGAGACGGTAGGGACATGTTCTGGGGATGAGACTGTGACCACATTAGGGAGTGTGAGCCTAAAGTGACCAGTGGATGGCAGGATCAAGTCCAAAGACCCCTGATTCTTCTTTGGAATCTTTACAGAGCTGGAGAGTcaggcttgggggaggggaggacttcCCAAATCCTAACCCCCACTCCCTTGGGATAAGCACCTGGAGCGAGCAGGAGGGACAGCGGCCACCCCTGCACCCTTTGACTACACAATCTCCCTGGCAGGTTGGTTCAGGGCTGAGGGCAAAGGCCAGTCTCACCTCCCTTGATAAAGAGGGTCCAGGCTGGTCGAGCCCTCGGGATGTGGTGAGAGTGCCTGCCTCTCCTGGTCCTACGTGCCTGGTGTGGTGAGGAGCCCAGCCCACTCTGAGGCAACCATGGGACTGCTGACTGGGGATACACTAGGGACCCTGGCCATGGCCATCGTCATCTTCCTGCTTTTGGTGGACCTGATGCACCGGCGCTCACTCTGGGTTGCACACTACCCACCAGGCCCCATGCCACTGCCTGTGCTGGGTAACCTGCTGCAGGTGAACTTCCAGGACCCAGTTCACAGCTTTAGCAAGGTGAGAAATGAAGGCAGGGTTGGAGGGTGggcagcagaggggctggggacccCACCTAGCAGCAGTGGGTGGTGGATGAAGTCACAGGCTGGACAAGGAACTAGACTGATGAGGCTCCCTGACGGAGGGCATTCGTGCAGGGCCTGAGGACAGTTTGGATTTTCCAAACAAAGTTCAGAGAAGGCAGAGGCACTGAGGGAAGGTGGGGACTTGGCAGCAGGTTGGGGATTCAGTTGGCCAGCACTTAAATTATGTGAGCCTGAGTCCTTTCTGAATACATCAGGAGGAAAGGTCTTGAGAATGGGGGAGAGGAGTCTGGTTATGAGTTGTATTTAAATCAGAAGTTGAGGTTGAGAGAGGTATAGCGATCTGGTTCAAATCTTGCTGCTGTGAGACCTTGGGCCTCCTGTAAAATGGGACGCTAATTTGACAGTTTTGGTAACCTTTGCACAGTCATAGCTGGGTAGTCTGATCCAACATGGAGTCCTTGACCATAGCGGATGTGACCCTCCTCCCGGGCTTACAAGCTGGATAAAGTCCTTGCACTCACTCCCTACTGGTGGCCCAGAGGCCCCCCAAGACTAAGGCCATGATGCTGGGCCAGCACCCTCGCGGGTCGAGGCTTGACGATGCTCCTTGACCTTTGGCCTGCAGCTGCGGCGTCGCTTCGGGGACGTGTTCAGCCTGCAGCAGGTGTGGACGCCTGTGGTCGTACTCAACGGGCTGGCGGCTGTGCGCGAGGCGCTGGTGTACCACAGCCAGGACACCGCTGACCGCCCACCTGCGACTGTCTACGAGCACCTGGGTTTGGGGCCGCGCTCTGAAGGCAAGCGGAGGAAGGAAGAGACCGCATCCTGGCAGGGACAGGGCCAGCAGTGAGGCGATGCCGGCAGGGCCAAGCGGAGGCAGGGTCGTGAATGTTCGGTGCAGGAAAGAGCGAGCGAATCTGAAGGGGCGCACGGTGGAGAAAGAAGCCCGAGTCGCCCGAGTcaagggtggagggggaggaacATGGGCGGGGAGAGGGCGGGACCTTGCTGAGAGGGAGGCCCTGGGTCACTGAGCACAAAGGGGACGTCAGTATGGTTAGGAATGAGGAGGACGATGTCAGagtgggcggggcagggggcgggccAGGACCTTCCCCTAATGAGGAAGGGGCCACGGTGGGCAGAACAAAAAGTGGATCCGAGACCTGCCCCTAGCAGGGGAGAGTTGGCGAGCAATGCGGGAGGGCACAGTGAGACCTGTCCCCAACTGGAAGGGGGTGTCAAATGGGGAGGGacttgggagagggaggagggcgaGGTTAGCAGGGACGGAACAGGTGGCGCGACCTGCCCAGAAAGGGGGCGGGGCTGTGAGCAGAACAATGGGCAGGGCGGGGAACCCGCGGGCACAGTTTGCGGCAGAGGGCGGGGCCGCGGCTCATCCAAGCCCCGCCCAcgtgcccgccccgcccccaggagTCATCCTAGCGCGCTATGGGCGCGCGTGGCGCGAGCAGCGGCGCTTCTCCGTATCCACACTGCGCAACTTAGGCATGGGCAAGAAGTCTCTGGAGCAATGGGTGACCGAAGAGGCCTCGTGCCTCTGTGCTGCCTTCGCCGACCAGGCTGGTGAGTACTGGGGCTAAGGGGCAGGAGAAGAGACAAGTTTGGAGAagctggggaagaggagagagaggcgaCGCCCTGACCCGCATCGTCCCCTCCTAGGATGCCCTTTTAGCCCCAACGCCTTCCTGAATAAAGCGGTGAGCAACGTGATCTCCTCCCTCACCTTCGGGCGCCGCTTTGAGTATAACGATCCTTGCATCCTCAAGCTGCTGGAACTAATTGAGAAGGGACTGAAGGAGGACGTTGGCTTCTTGCGCCAGGTGAGGGGAGGTAGGCGCCGAGGAGCCCTGCAGGGCGAGTTCCGTTGAGGAGGCCTCAGCCCTGCAATGGGCCTTCCTGCAGGAGGATTAGTGTAGGGGGCCAGAGGAGAAAGGGCATTCCCAGAGAGGCAACTGCAAGGGAAAAGGCCTAGAACTGAGGAAAGGACAAACACTGAAGGGAGAGGCGGGGCCCGGGTCAGCGGGCTTAGGAGGGCTCCCTCACTGGCAGGCAGCTGCGCCCATGAGATGTAGACTTTAGGTTTATCCTGGGCCCAGGGTCAGGAGAGAGGGTGAAGGCCAGAACTTAGGGGGGTACAAGGTCAATAACGGGGACACCCTGGAGATAGCTGGGGCCTGACTGGTCAAGGTGAACACCTTGAGCACCAGGAGGCCGCAGGGCCCCATAGCTGTGACCTGCACAGGTGCTGGAAGCAGCCCCAGTTCTCCTGCGTATCCCGGGGCTGGCCGCCAAGGTCTTCTCGGGGCAGAGGGCTTTCGTGGCCATGATGGATGAACTGATCACCGAGCACAGGATGACTCGAGACCGGGCCCAGCCTCCCCGAGACCTGACTGACATCTTCATGGATGAGATCGAGGAGGTGAGCTGACAGGGACAAGGGTGTGCGTTGAGGACCCCAGGAGGCGAACCCAGGCAAGGTGGGGCCTGTGTATTACCCTGTGGTCATGCACCCGTCCGGGCTGACAGGAGCAGAGTGGGAAGCCATTTGGgtcttcctccctctgcccctgagctcaccttccctccctctgcccctgagctTACCTTCCCTGCATGGCCCAGGCCAAGGGGAACCCCGAGAGCAGCTTCAATGACGACAACCTGCGCATAGTGGTGTTTGACCTGTTCTCTGCTGGGATGGTAACTACCTCAGCCACGCTGGCCTGGGCCCTCCTCCTCATGATCCTGCACCCAGACGTGCAACGTGAGCCTAGCCCAGGGGGGCCGGGTGGGATGGGTGAGGGAGGAAAGGGACAGTCTGAGGCCCCTGAGCTTGGCTGATTTGGCCACCAGCAGCAGCTCTGTGCTGAGGCTAAGCCCCAGCTCAGAGGTCACAGTGACCTCCTCCTCCATGCGGGCACAGCCCTAtacaggaggcaggaggaggttGGGGCCCAGACCTTGGGTCTGACCACTGAGGATACTTACCTTTCCAGGACGTGTGCAACAGGAAATCGATGAGGTGATAGGGCCGGCACGGCGACCAGAGATGGGGGATCAGGCCCTCATGCCCTTCACCATGGCCGTGGTGCATGAGGTGCAGCGCTTTGGGGACATCGTCCCACTAGGCTTGCCCCACATGACATCCCGTGACATTGAAGTGCAGGGCTTCCTCATCCCAAAGGTAAGCCTACAGCCCTCCTCATCCCAGCTCAGCACCACCTGCCACCGGTAGCCCCAGTATGGCCATTGCTAGGTGGGGCCAGGATGGGAGCTGAAGGCATCCAATCCTCATTTCCACAGGCAACAAATGTCCCAGCCCGGGTGGGTGTGGGGATGAGCAGAGGCAGGGCCTGCCCTGTCCATTCAGAGCCCCAGTCAGGTGGGGAAGACAAACTAAAGTGTGCCACTGCAGTGTGTTGGAGGAGCCCATGCATGCAAGGACATGTGGCAGTCAGGACACCCATGGGAGGCAGGTCACTTGGCCCTGCCATGGGGACAGGGAGGGTGCCAAGAAGCTTCTTGGGCTGAGGGTCACTTGAAGAGTCCAggtatgtgccaggcagtgtgtgtGCTCCCCGGGTGTGTTTGGTGGCAGAGGTCCAGGCACCCCCCCCCAGTCCACACCCACCCATGCCAGATATCTCCTGCCAGGGGACAACGCTCATCACCAACCTGTCATCGGTGCTGAAAGATGAGACCATATGGAAGATGCCCTTCCGCTTCCATCCGGAGCACTTCCTAGATGCCCAGGGCCACTTTGTCAAGCAGGAGGCCTTCATGCCTTTCTCAGCAGGTGCCTATGGGGTGCCTGGCTTGCCTCCCCCTCCCAAGGGAGTCTTGGTGGGGTGGAGCGAAGGCCCCCAGGCTCACAGAGCCCCTACACCTGCACATAGGCCGCCGCTTGTGCCTCGGGGAGCCGCTGGCCCGCATGgagctcttcctcttcttcacctGCCTCCTGCAGCGCTTCAGCTTCTCGGTGCCCCCTGGGCAGCCCCGCCCAAGTGACCATGGTATCTTTGCCTTCCTGGTGACCCCAGCCCCCTACCAGCTCTGTGCTGTGCCTCGCTAGACGGGGACACCAAACCCTCCACCCACTCCTCAGGAGTAGCTCTGATGTACAATAAACCAGTCTGGTGGCTGCAACCTGGCTTGAGTCCCACCTGGGGCCCCTGACCAGCCCCTTGGCAGTGACGGGGCCTAAGCAGCCTCCCTGGGTCCAGCTTCTGCCCTAGCCTGATCCATCCTTACCTGTCATTTGACCCCATTTGAGAGAGGGGtatactgaggctcagaaagtgaGAGATTATCCCCTAGTCACCTTTAGAAACCCAATGCTGATTACCTGGGTTAGTGACAAAGTCTATAAATAGATCCTGGTTTCTGCTGTGAGGAGCTCGAATAGGCTGGTGAGAGCTGTCAGGCCccgatggggatggggagggcccCACTCTGCCTAGAAACTCTGCCTAGATGCCCACATTTCAGGCCCAGCCACACCCAGCTTGTACCATGGGCCAGCAGCTCAGCCAGCACCACAAGCTGCTGCCCCAAAAGGTGGGGAACTCAGGGATGGCTGGGAGGCGACAGGCTGAGTTATTACCCAGGGCTCAGTCTTCAGATGCCAATGCTCTCCCTGGGAGGCCTGACAGCAGCCCAGGAATGAGCTGCCCCAAGATCTGATGGGCTTCCTTTCCCAGCCCCTTAGGGATGCTCATCCAACCCCTGCCCAGTAGAAGTTGCCACTTACGGCCACaccagagcaggaggaggacacTCATCTGGGCTCCAACTTGGGGCTCCATCCTGAGTGGCCAGGTCAGTCTGGGCTCTCGAGAGGCTTGGGCAGGACAGGGAATAATAAGCCCTGTGGGCCGTAGGGATGACCTAGGGACAGTGGTCAATCTTGAACCCATGTGACAATGAGGTGGCCAGAGCAGGAGAAGGCCATGTGGGGACCTTGGAGGAGACATCTTGGCCCTAGTCTTTGCTCTGCTATGACACTGTGTAACCTTGTACTGCTTGTTGGGGCAGGGAGCGTGGACAAAGCCACACTCAGTTTGTGGGAATTTGAGGCCCCTGAAAGGAGGCAGCCAGAcctgcagaagcagcagctgtgGATTTACTGGACACTCTGTCATTCACGGTTCTGAGTCTTGGGGAAGTCAGAGGCTGGGAACCAGCCCAGCCAGAGCTTCCTCAGCAGCTGGGGGACCCAGCCCTCAGGCGTTTCTTCCTTGATGTCCACCTCAGAGGCCTCTAAAAAGCACAAACAGGCAAGCCCAGTGGGTCCACTTCTGGAAGGAACCTTTCCCCAGGGCCAGGGCACCCTCTGTACCAGGGGAGCAGGGCAGCATTGATAAAAGGCTAGGGTATTCCTCCAGCACAAGGGGAGTGGTCCCCGAGTCCTGCCAAACCAGGAAGGAGCCAAGGGGGCTCATTCAGGGAAGATAAGGCATCTGGCTACCTGggtttcttccctcccctccctggggcaggagagTCTGAGAGGAGCTGGGCTATCTGTGACCTCTGCAGGGTCACTGAGATTAGGGAGGAGGGCAGCCCTGCTACAGCAGGCTGTGGTCAGTTGTCTTACCAGAAGTATATACAGCAATCTCCTTTCGGGCCTTTTTAGTTTcctgggaaggaagaaggggcgTGGTGGGGGCAAGGTTCTACAttgtgcagatggggaaactgaagccgcACTTAACAAGAAGTCGGGGGAGGCCAGGATTCAGAGCCACTCCGCTTACACATGTCTGCTCCTCTCAGCTCCACACAGAGCTGTTCCTCCACTGGGATAGCAGTTTGGCCCAGTCATCTTGGGGGTGCCCCAGCaccccccaccactgccctccttccccaTGGCCTCTCCACCCTGCAGCGCCCTGGGGCTTCTCAGTAAGAGCCATGCTGGGATGTCCCAGTTGAGGCAGGGGCTTCCTTACCTCCCCTCCTGGAGGCACTGACACAGCCTCCTCCTCAGCCACCTCCTGCCCAGCTGGAATTGGGCTGGCCGCTTCCTCCCCTGGGGATCTCACTTCGCCCTCATCCTGAGACAAGACATCCGTCTCCTCCTTGGGGGCAGCATCATTTGGCCCTCCCGTTGTCTTGGGGGTCATGGCCTGCAGGGAGGGTCAGGAGGGCAGAAAAAGGCAGAAGGGCCCTCTGCTCACCTaacccctccccatcctccacaCTTGGAGTGTGTATAGTTCTTTATTTTCAACAGATTTCCCTCCCTTCTCAGCTTGGGCCGTGGTAGGGCTGTGAGTTTCCTAGAGGGGCCCTGCCACTCTGCCGGGGACTCCTGGCTGTGAGCTCATGGAGCCAGCAGGAGagagccccagccctgggcccttcCGAGCAGGCCTCACTTACCTCGGAGTCTTGCTTCTTCCCATTCTTGACTCTGTGTCTCTGCGTAGGGAAATGGGACGTGACATACAGCTCTGAGTGTGTGGGAGTCGGGCCCATCTTCTTACTGTGTGTGCCTCCCAAGGGTGCCCAGGACAGCCACCCTACGCCAGGGGAAGAGAGGTCCCCAGCCCTTACCCACCTGGGTAGTCACAGGATAGCACTTATCCATCTGCCCCCACACTGGCCTTAAGGTCTCCCCTATGGGCTGCACaacaaagagagaaaggagagagggaaggtgaAGTGACATCTTAAGTGCTCAGCGATGCACTAGTCTCCACAGTCAATGCCTGCTGCACAGAGACTCAAAGACTACAAACCAACAATAATTGATGTCTTCAGGAAGATAAAACTTTGCATTTATGAAACAAGAGTAGGCTCTGTTCAAAGAGCAATCTCTAAGTCttttgtgtgttggggggggcagtaattagttttgtttatgtttttatttattttaatggagatactggggattgaacccaggacctcatgcatgctaagcacaagctctaccactgagctataccctccccccctgaattctttaaaaacaaaaatatgatcaTGGGAATTAAAAATCCAATCAAAGTGTAGAAGATAAAGTTGAAAAAAGCATTCCccagaaagaacagagagaagaggTCAGGAGCTCCCACAGCGAAATCAGAAGGAAGAGAGTCAACACTTGAAGTGGCAGGGGGAGAGACCAAGTAAGTATGTGAGCTTTTTAAGACAGTTTCCCAAAGACGAGGGACATGAGTTTCCAGAAAAGAAGGAATCACCAAGTGTCCAGGACAACGGATGAAGGAGACCCACCCCAGATTATGTCATTAATAGATTTCAAAACACTGAGGATGAAGAGAAGAACCTAAAAACTtccagaaacacacagaaaaaagtcTGTTTTAGGAATTCGACTTTCATCAACACCAATCTTTGAGGTCAGAAAACAGTGAGGATCTTCAAAATCTGTGAGAAAATTATTTCTAGTCTAGAATTCTAACCTAGCCAAACTCTTAGCTAAGTATGAAGTAAGACCTTTTCAGACATACTACCTCAAGACAACCCCTCAGGAAGGAACCAGAGGTTATGCTCCACCGAAAGAGAGAGTAACACGGGCTCCCACACGTAACAAAAGTGAAGCGTCCTCCAGAATGACAGCGAAGGGAGGCCCCAGCTGCGCAGCAGGCCTCAAGGGCATCCTGTCCAGATGGAAACAGGATGGAGGGCTCCATGAGGTAATGTCTCCAGGAAAATGATCATATTGATAAACAGCCTAATTTGTCTAATTGTAttgcaaggaaattttttttttgttagagaGCTTGGGTGAATTAATTATAGGTAcagagaaaactaaaaacaattttaaagaggaaaaaccaaAATTATACACAACTATGGTATGCTACATGATTCAGCTAGGAATATTATTTATATAGTCTAAAAATTACAatatacacctattagaatggctttttttttttaaggcaaatacTGGAAATGATGTAGAACAAGTGGAACCTCTCAtccattgctggtgagaatgcagaatGGGTACCAGACACTTTGGGAAAGCTTGACAGTTTCCTACAAAACCAAATATACACTTCCCACATGGCCCAACAACCCCACTGCGAGGAATTTGCCTAAAGTGAAAGGAAAGCCTACTTTCACATAAAACTTGTACAGGAATATTTATAGTGGTTTTATCTGTAAttgtcaaaaactggaaacaatctaagtgtctcAACTGGTGAATGGACAAACCATGGAACATCTACACAGTGGACaactactcagcaataagaaggaaCAAACCACTGCTGCACACAGCTACTGGGTGGACCTCAAATgcactgtgctgagtgaaagaaacaagactcaaaagaccacatatattggatgtttccatttatatgacagtTCTGCAAAGGCAAAACTACAGGAACAGAAAACTGTCCACTGGATgtcaggggctgggagtgggggaagAGTTGACTACAAGTGAGTATGGGGGAGTTTTTTGAAATGATGGAGCCGTTCTGCATCTTGGTTGTGGTGGCAGTTACACAACTGTAtactttgtcaaaactcatagaactgtacactaaaaaaggatgaattttaatcTATATAAATaataccttaatttttaaaaaagtgaataaaaagagACCACTCTAGGGGAGGGGCTTAAAAgccaaaatgatataaaaatcaggaaaaaagcaATATGATACgtaaatttttttcacaattgAAAATGTCATTACTCAGATTAAAACATTTACAGTGCCAAAAATTAGGCTGTAACTATGCTGGAAGGCTGGAGAGAGATGAAATGTGTGTTGGCAATAAGTGTGCACTTGTTAGAAAGCTAAATCCTCATCTTCCATTGTAGGAATTCACTGGATAATgtttaaatctgaaaaatcaagACAAATAAGGATAAGCTTTCTACTTAGAACCATAGGGGCAAAACCAAAGGCTATGACTAGAAAGGCTGGAAGCTGGAAAGGTGGTGAGAATCGTGGATGGAGATGGTTGGTGTAAAATGCATCTAGTTTTTTGTTTCAAGTCTTAAAACTTTGACTCATCAAACTATATGGATACCTTTGGAGACAATAAAACTTTTTAAGATGGaaatttggtgtatatatatatatacacatatattttaaaggaatcaaCATTGGACTCAGTGATCCCCAAGGCACCTGCCAACATGGGCCTCGTTAGGGGCTTTCCAATCTCTGAATACACTCCCTAAATGTGTAGCGCACACTTCTCAGTGTTGCTCAGTCACAGATAACCTTGTCCCCATGAAAATCCCCTCTTCCCAACAGCACTAGGCAGAGAGCAGAAGGCCTCCAGAGACCAGGTATGTAGTTCTGTCCTGTCACCTTGGGCATCCTGGGTCAAGTCACTGTCCGTCTGGGAGCCTAAGAttcctcatctacaaagtggGAGCTTCTGAGTTGCTGTGAGGTTTAAACGGCGTAATAGATGGGCAACACCTAATCTAGCACGTGGCCCTCAGTGAGCATCCAGCATCCATTTGTGTTTTCCTCACAGAGGGCTGGGAGTAGGGGCTTCTGCCACAGGTTCTCGAACCTGGCACATGAAAGAGGGTATGTAACCCCAGGCAAGTGTCCTGCTCACCACCACCCCATTCACATATGAGTACAGAACCACATTTCAGGGCTACTCATACCCGTTAGGGGTTATATGTTCCTTAAGGTTTGTCTGGGTCACTGCCACAGAGCCCTGAAGTTACCATATAGCCAGCCTGTGAGGGGCAGGGCCTCCTtgacagaacacacacacacacacacacacacacacacacgcagttgGTTGAACATTTGAGGTCAAATAACATGACCTCTATTTGGGCTACAGTGAGATAGTCCCAGCCTCCTGACCCTGACAGAGGTCCCTACCTGTGATGAGCCCCCAGCAATCTCATGGTCAGGGTCTGCTTTCCCCAGAGACCCCTGAAAATAGTAGTACACCACTCCTGCAAGTAGGTGAAAAAAGACTAGTTAAAACATTTAGAAGAGTgatgcagttatttttaaatgtcagtatttACAATATGCCAGAAATCATAtcctttaaaactatttaaatgtGTGATGAAAGATACTAGGTATTAACTTAAAATGTGTGAGGGGGTAGTTTTTCAAAAGATACGCAAGCAAGTTGCAGATCATGCTGTGGGACATTATTAGGTTGTATGGGgttttctggtttctctgtgggTGTTTGGGGGAGGATGCAGGGGGTTTAGAGTGAGacatgagttcaaatcccagtttcaCTATGAAAgtgcagagggaagaaagggagaaataaggCCAGCCGTGGCTCCGAGCAGCGTGGCCAGCCCTGGGCAGCCAGGTACATGGCAGTTTCAGGAGGCCTCTGGGAATCCTGGTGGGGAGCAGCAGACTGGGGTGGCTCTGAGAAGAGAACTTGTTCACTGAGTCCTGCCATCATCCCCAACTCACCCCAGCACCCAGGCCCTTACCTGCAAGGATGAAGATTTGTACTACATACAGGAACTTGTAGAGCCTGGAAGGAAAGCAGAGCTGAGTGTGAGGCTGGGGTCTCTTGTGCCCTCACCAGTGGGTGCTGGTTTTCTTCCCAGTCCAAGCCCCAAGACCTACTCTTCCAGGGAAGGTCCAATCAATACTTGTGGATGAATAAATCCATCAGCTGTAatggggctcagcctgggctccctgCTGACTAGCCGGCATGACTCTGTGCCTCTGCCTACT
Proteins encoded:
- the LOC105091983 gene encoding uncharacterized protein LOC105091983 isoform X1; amino-acid sequence: MVLGMCCQRERLYKFLYVVQIFILAGVVYYYFQGSLGKADPDHEIAGGSSQPIGETLRPVWGQMDKCYPVTTQRHRVKNGKKQDSEAMTPKTTGGPNDAAPKEETDVLSQDEGEVRSPGEEAASPIPAGQEVAEEEAVSVPPGGEETKKARKEIAVYTSEASEVDIKEETPEGWVPQLLRKLWLGWFPASDFPKTQNRE
- the LOC105091983 gene encoding uncharacterized protein LOC105091983 isoform X2, with the protein product MVLGMCCQRERLYKFLYVVQIFILAGVVYYYFQGSLGKADPDHEIAGGSSQPIGETLRPVWGQMDKCYPVTTQAMTPKTTGGPNDAAPKEETDVLSQDEGEVRSPGEEAASPIPAGQEVAEEEAVSVPPGGEETKKARKEIAVYTSEASEVDIKEETPEGWVPQLLRKLWLGWFPASDFPKTQNRE
- the LOC105091879 gene encoding cytochrome P450 2D14, whose protein sequence is MGLLTGDTLGTLAMAIVIFLLLVDLMHRRSLWVAHYPPGPMPLPVLGNLLQVNFQDPVHSFSKLRRRFGDVFSLQQVWTPVVVLNGLAAVREALVYHSQDTADRPPATVYEHLGLGPRSEGVILARYGRAWREQRRFSVSTLRNLGMGKKSLEQWVTEEASCLCAAFADQAGCPFSPNAFLNKAVSNVISSLTFGRRFEYNDPCILKLLELIEKGLKEDVGFLRQVLEAAPVLLRIPGLAAKVFSGQRAFVAMMDELITEHRMTRDRAQPPRDLTDIFMDEIEEAKGNPESSFNDDNLRIVVFDLFSAGMVTTSATLAWALLLMILHPDVQRRVQQEIDEVIGPARRPEMGDQALMPFTMAVVHEVQRFGDIVPLGLPHMTSRDIEVQGFLIPKGTTLITNLSSVLKDETIWKMPFRFHPEHFLDAQGHFVKQEAFMPFSAGRRLCLGEPLARMELFLFFTCLLQRFSFSVPPGQPRPSDHGIFAFLVTPAPYQLCAVPR